The Eubacteriaceae bacterium Marseille-Q4139 genome has a window encoding:
- a CDS encoding fumarate hydratase, with the protein MRSVSAEAIAKAVAEMCVEANHFLSEDMKEVFFEAVKKEEAPLGRQILDQLTENLEIAGNEMIPICQDTGMAVVFLKVGQEVHIEGGSLTDAVNEGVRRGYVDGYLRKSVVKDPIERENTKDNTPAVIHYEIVEGDQVEITVAPKGFGSENMSRVFMLKPADGIEGVKEAILTAVRDAGPNACPPMVVGVGIGGTFEKCALMAKHALTRDLKESSPVPYVRELEKEMLEKINMLGIGPGGLGGTVTALAVNIETYPTHIAGLPVAVNICCHVNRHAHRFI; encoded by the coding sequence GGCTGTCGCCGAGATGTGCGTGGAGGCCAACCATTTCCTGTCGGAGGACATGAAAGAGGTCTTTTTTGAGGCAGTAAAAAAAGAAGAGGCGCCCCTTGGACGTCAGATTTTAGACCAGCTTACGGAAAATCTTGAGATTGCGGGGAATGAGATGATCCCGATCTGCCAGGACACAGGCATGGCTGTCGTGTTCTTAAAGGTGGGACAGGAAGTACATATCGAGGGCGGAAGCCTGACGGACGCGGTCAACGAAGGCGTGCGCCGCGGCTACGTGGACGGATATCTGAGAAAATCCGTGGTAAAGGATCCTATTGAAAGGGAAAACACGAAGGACAACACGCCTGCCGTCATCCACTATGAAATCGTGGAGGGCGACCAGGTGGAAATTACGGTGGCGCCCAAGGGCTTTGGAAGCGAAAACATGAGCCGCGTGTTCATGTTAAAGCCGGCGGACGGGATTGAGGGCGTAAAGGAAGCAATTTTAACGGCTGTGAGGGATGCCGGGCCGAATGCATGTCCGCCGATGGTGGTGGGAGTCGGAATCGGCGGCACCTTTGAAAAGTGCGCCCTGATGGCAAAGCATGCCCTGACCCGCGATTTAAAGGAAAGCTCTCCCGTTCCCTATGTGCGCGAGCTGGAGAAGGAAATGCTGGAAAAAATCAACATGCTCGGCATTGGGCCAGGAGGGCTCGGCGGCACAGTCACGGCTCTCGCCGTCAACATCGAGACGTACCCGACGCATATTGCAGGCCTTCCTGTGGCAGTCAATATCTGCTGTCATGTGAACCGCCATGCACACCGCTTCATTTAA
- a CDS encoding Fe-S-containing hydro-lyase, whose protein sequence is MDRKIQVPISKEDAKSLKAGDYVYLTGTIYTARDAAHKRMQEALDKGNELPFDVAGNVIYYMGPSPAREGRPIGSAGPTTASRMDKYTPRLLDMGLGAMIGKGKRSQAVIDAVIRNGSVYFAAIGGAGALLSQRILKSEVIAYDDLGAEAIRKLEIKDFPVVVVIDSEGNNLYETAILKYRR, encoded by the coding sequence ATGGACAGAAAAATTCAGGTACCGATCAGCAAAGAAGATGCCAAAAGCCTGAAGGCAGGGGATTATGTATATCTGACAGGAACCATTTATACGGCCAGGGATGCCGCCCACAAAAGAATGCAGGAGGCACTGGATAAAGGAAACGAGCTGCCCTTTGACGTGGCGGGAAATGTCATTTACTATATGGGGCCGTCTCCGGCCAGAGAAGGAAGACCCATCGGCTCTGCCGGCCCGACCACGGCAAGCAGGATGGACAAATATACGCCGAGGCTTCTCGACATGGGACTTGGCGCCATGATCGGAAAGGGGAAAAGAAGCCAGGCTGTCATCGACGCAGTAATCCGGAACGGCTCTGTGTACTTTGCGGCCATCGGCGGCGCCGGCGCCCTGCTTTCGCAGCGGATTTTAAAATCGGAGGTCATCGCATACGATGATCTGGGAGCAGAAGCCATCCGCAAGCTGGAAATTAAGGATTTTCCTGTTGTTGTCGTCATTGATTCGGAGGGCAATAACCTCTATGAAACGGCAATTTTAAAGTACAGACGATAG
- a CDS encoding 1-acyl-sn-glycerol-3-phosphate acyltransferase, which produces MKRIAYMVIRNIFHVPVWFYKICRFGKHKDIYPEEERYSLLRHIVKTVNRTGRVTVEAHGAEHIPKEDGFILFPNHQGLFDVLAVIEANPRPFGVVIKKEAADIILVKQVVRLLGGQSIDREDVRSSVTVISQMAEEVKEGRNYLIFAEGTRSRNGNEILDFKGGTFKSALRAKCPIVPVALIDCFKPFDISSIKRETVQVHFLEPIFYEQYIGMKSTEIAHLVHDRIQAEIYEAIGKI; this is translated from the coding sequence ATGAAACGCATCGCTTATATGGTAATCAGAAATATTTTTCATGTGCCCGTATGGTTTTATAAAATATGCCGTTTTGGGAAACATAAGGATATCTATCCGGAGGAGGAGCGATACAGCCTCCTGCGGCATATCGTAAAAACAGTCAACCGCACCGGACGCGTTACGGTAGAAGCTCACGGCGCAGAACATATCCCGAAAGAGGATGGCTTCATCCTGTTTCCAAATCATCAGGGACTTTTTGACGTGCTGGCCGTGATCGAGGCCAATCCGCGTCCCTTCGGAGTCGTCATAAAAAAAGAAGCAGCGGACATCATTCTCGTAAAGCAGGTGGTGCGGCTCTTAGGCGGTCAGTCCATCGACAGAGAGGATGTAAGAAGCTCTGTCACAGTCATCAGCCAGATGGCAGAGGAGGTGAAGGAAGGGAGAAACTACCTGATTTTTGCAGAAGGGACGAGAAGCAGGAACGGAAATGAGATCCTGGATTTCAAAGGCGGCACCTTCAAAAGTGCGCTCCGTGCCAAATGCCCGATTGTTCCTGTGGCGCTCATCGATTGCTTTAAGCCCTTTGATATTTCCTCTATTAAAAGAGAAACGGTGCAGGTGCATTTTCTGGAACCGATTTTTTATGAACAATATATAGGGATGAAATCCACAGAAATAGCACATCTTGTACATGACCGAATCCAGGCGGAAATTTATGAAGCAATCGGAAAAATATAG